From one Prochlorococcus marinus str. MIT 0912 genomic stretch:
- a CDS encoding sugar phosphorylase has product MSELDSKLDELRLSLREIYPEHSEQEINSVWSQLLQILDPFCVPRDTNELEIESIWDSSSVVLITYPDSIYRKDESTLKTLTEFVKNRLSGLSSVIHVLPFLPSTSDGGFAVSNHEKIEEAFGNWNDLKDLSSNHKIMADLVLNHVSSSHSWVHQFIKSEEPGSSFIVSPSETNIWDKVIRPRNSSLFTNINTDQGFKNVWTTFGPDQIDVEWRNPYIFLEFLKLLVRYVNNGAEWIRLDAIAFIWKEPYTTCLHLDPVHLIVKLLNKCLKIINPKAVLITETNVPEKENLSYLIDGNEANLAYNFTLPPLLLEAIYTGKTDLLNNWLSNWNKLPNETSLLNFTSSHDGIGLRALEGIMDDHRVHNLLVESEKRGGLVSHRRLSNGEDQPYELNISWWSAMSHNGSDITLFQFERFLLSQVFTLSLKGVPAFYLPSILASPNDLDSFRKTGQRRDLNREKFEASKLFDVLKNFNSPASKNISYLTHIVKVRSRLKAFHPEASMKCISTSIDNCVVIQRGLDEESIYVFCNMSNKCINISPSHELGLNGISSNKRLLDNITGSHFEIDTFKLNPYQVVWFSLTD; this is encoded by the coding sequence GTGTCTGAGTTGGATAGTAAATTAGATGAACTGAGACTTTCTCTCAGAGAAATTTATCCTGAGCACTCTGAACAAGAAATCAATTCAGTGTGGTCACAATTGTTGCAGATTTTAGATCCATTTTGTGTTCCTCGGGACACCAACGAATTAGAGATCGAATCAATTTGGGATTCTTCTAGTGTTGTTTTGATTACTTACCCAGATTCAATTTATAGGAAAGATGAATCAACTTTAAAAACATTAACTGAATTCGTAAAAAATAGATTAAGTGGCCTTTCTTCCGTCATACATGTTTTACCATTTCTTCCCTCTACAAGTGATGGAGGATTCGCTGTTTCTAATCATGAAAAAATAGAAGAGGCTTTTGGTAATTGGAATGATTTAAAGGATTTATCAAGTAACCATAAAATAATGGCTGATCTTGTTTTAAATCATGTCTCTTCTTCGCATTCATGGGTTCATCAATTTATAAAATCAGAGGAACCTGGGTCGTCCTTTATTGTTTCTCCCTCTGAGACTAATATTTGGGACAAAGTTATAAGACCGAGAAATTCATCGCTCTTCACTAACATTAATACTGATCAAGGATTTAAAAACGTATGGACAACATTTGGTCCAGATCAGATTGATGTGGAGTGGAGAAATCCATATATTTTTTTAGAGTTTTTGAAATTATTGGTTAGATATGTAAATAATGGAGCTGAATGGATTCGACTTGATGCAATTGCATTTATTTGGAAGGAGCCATATACAACTTGTTTACATTTAGACCCAGTACATTTAATAGTTAAGCTTTTAAATAAATGCTTAAAGATTATTAACCCCAAGGCTGTATTAATCACTGAGACTAATGTTCCGGAGAAAGAAAATCTTTCTTATTTGATTGATGGAAATGAAGCAAATCTTGCTTATAACTTTACTCTACCTCCATTATTGCTAGAAGCTATCTATACCGGTAAAACTGATTTATTGAATAATTGGTTATCTAATTGGAATAAGTTGCCAAATGAGACTTCTCTGCTTAATTTCACTTCTTCACACGATGGTATTGGATTAAGAGCATTAGAAGGAATTATGGACGATCATAGAGTACACAATCTTTTGGTTGAGTCAGAAAAGAGAGGAGGATTAGTTAGTCACCGTCGATTGTCAAATGGAGAAGATCAACCATATGAATTAAACATAAGTTGGTGGAGTGCTATGTCTCATAATGGATCTGATATTACTTTATTTCAATTTGAACGTTTTTTGCTCAGTCAGGTATTCACTTTATCTTTAAAAGGAGTTCCAGCTTTTTATCTTCCATCTATATTAGCCTCACCAAATGATCTTGATTCTTTTAGAAAAACAGGGCAAAGAAGAGATTTAAATAGAGAGAAATTTGAAGCTAGTAAATTATTTGATGTTCTTAAGAACTTTAATTCCCCTGCCAGTAAAAATATTTCATATCTCACTCATATAGTTAAAGTAAGATCAAGACTTAAGGCCTTTCATCCGGAAGCGAGTATGAAATGTATATCTACTAGTATTGACAATTGTGTTGTTATTCAACGAGGTTTAGATGAAGAAAGTATTTATGTTTTTTGTAATATGTCTAATAAATGTATAAATATTTCTCCATCACATGAACTTGGTTTGAATGGAATATCTTCGAATAAACGTTTGCTGGATAATATTACAGGTTCTCATTTTGAAATAGATACGTTTAAACTTAATCCTTATCAAGTAGTTTGGTTCTCTTTAACTGATTAG
- the yedP gene encoding mannosyl-3-phosphoglycerate phosphatase-related protein YedP — translation MKNISKYWIVTDLDGTLMDEDYDISPAKKTLELLSKMAIPVIPCTSKTASEVRYFRNENGLSDPFIVENGAAIYGSYVNNSSEWELILGKSYKELRVVLKNISKDVNYQLTPLNDLSENQIFDLTGLTNQAINRALDRQWSVPFLNPPDDIFEKVKIICDSYNVHVFKGNRMSHLLSSQSHKGQAVNKLKVHLHNPDVKIIALGDSQNDLPLLEYADIAIVIPGKNGPNKYLQHGIDNGSFRLANAPHAEGWSNSVEDVINSFKDL, via the coding sequence ATGAAAAATATTTCTAAATATTGGATAGTTACAGATCTTGATGGAACATTAATGGATGAGGATTACGATATCTCTCCTGCAAAAAAAACATTGGAACTCCTTTCAAAAATGGCAATTCCTGTCATACCTTGTACTAGTAAAACAGCCTCTGAGGTTAGATATTTTAGAAATGAAAATGGATTATCAGATCCTTTTATTGTAGAAAATGGTGCGGCTATTTATGGCTCATATGTAAACAATTCTTCTGAATGGGAATTAATTTTGGGTAAAAGTTATAAGGAATTAAGAGTTGTTTTAAAAAACATATCTAAAGATGTTAACTACCAATTAACTCCTTTGAATGATTTGAGTGAAAATCAAATATTTGATCTAACTGGTTTAACTAATCAAGCTATTAATAGAGCTTTAGATAGGCAGTGGAGTGTTCCATTCTTAAATCCTCCGGATGATATATTTGAAAAAGTAAAGATTATTTGTGATTCTTATAATGTTCATGTCTTCAAGGGAAACCGGATGAGTCATTTGCTCTCTAGTCAAAGTCATAAAGGTCAAGCTGTTAACAAATTAAAAGTTCATTTACATAACCCAGACGTCAAGATTATTGCACTTGGCGATTCTCAAAATGATCTACCTTTACTTGAATATGCTGATATAGCCATTGTTATTCCTGGTAAGAATGGTCCAAATAAGTATTTACAGCATGGTATCGATAATGGTTCTTTTAGATTAGCGAATGCCCCTCATGCAGAGGGTTGGTCCAATAGTGTTGAAGATGTTATTAATAGTTTTAAGGATTTATGA
- a CDS encoding uridine kinase, protein MIDKNINSSFIDIFPKDIREDFLFPLDSYRLFLEGLSLNPSIFFHNWSDINRQCIIDKYWKPNTKSDWKWSLTFPLFSLLENYINLNNNPIIIGFSGLPGSGKSTLGFWINSVARELSLDINVISLDDFYLPGEEMDIAMKGNPWNVPRGFPGSHSLDLLNQSLETFLNTGVLRSPTFDKSLRDGKGDRSGWCEFKPKVLILEGWFVGCEPISDISKIDDLDDEKFNFSLSQREKDYRFLIQDSLLDYCKIWEKFEKIWHLKSSRFDNTILWKSHQEEEMIKLKGCGLKGNNLTDFIRMIQTSIPQQSLSFIRSDTTVEINQYRRIDKLQTTAYHLDTL, encoded by the coding sequence ATGATAGATAAAAATATTAACAGTTCTTTTATTGATATTTTTCCAAAGGATATAAGGGAAGACTTTCTTTTTCCTCTTGATAGTTATCGTTTATTCCTTGAAGGTTTATCACTTAATCCCTCAATTTTTTTTCATAATTGGTCTGATATTAATAGGCAGTGTATTATAGATAAATATTGGAAACCAAATACAAAATCAGATTGGAAATGGTCATTAACATTCCCATTATTTTCCCTTTTAGAGAATTATATTAATCTTAATAATAATCCAATAATAATAGGATTTTCAGGACTCCCTGGTTCTGGAAAGTCTACCTTAGGATTTTGGATAAATAGTGTTGCAAGAGAACTTTCTTTAGATATTAATGTTATATCTTTGGATGATTTTTATTTGCCTGGAGAAGAAATGGATATAGCAATGAAAGGTAATCCATGGAATGTTCCTAGAGGTTTCCCAGGTAGTCATTCTTTAGATTTATTGAATCAATCTTTAGAAACTTTTTTGAATACAGGTGTTTTAAGAAGTCCTACTTTTGATAAGTCTTTAAGAGATGGGAAGGGAGATAGATCAGGATGGTGCGAATTTAAACCTAAAGTGTTAATTTTGGAGGGGTGGTTTGTAGGTTGTGAACCTATTTCAGATATATCTAAAATTGATGACTTAGACGATGAAAAATTTAATTTTTCATTGAGTCAGAGAGAAAAAGACTATCGTTTTTTGATTCAAGATTCACTGCTTGATTATTGTAAAATCTGGGAAAAATTTGAAAAGATTTGGCATCTTAAATCCTCTCGATTTGATAATACAATACTTTGGAAATCACACCAAGAAGAGGAGATGATTAAATTAAAAGGCTGTGGTTTAAAAGGAAATAATTTAACTGATTTTATACGCATGATTCAAACGTCAATTCCACAACAATCTTTATCCTTTATTAGGTCAGATACGACAGTTGAAATTAATCAATATCGTAGAATTGATAAGCTTCAGACTACTGCCTATCATTTAGATACTCTCTAA
- a CDS encoding GIY-YIG nuclease family protein: protein MVSYVYLIQNGDLFNIGFTNNLERARIDLRPGELIAFLSTEKPEPLIKNLRKLYVDNRIPGSDYYRLSNSQVKECRTLLEGDGSNNYFQPFLKGPRLFIFFMFSWFFVTYIIIEFAIDPILSRFS, encoded by the coding sequence ATGGTTTCATATGTCTATTTGATTCAAAATGGTGATTTATTTAATATTGGATTTACTAACAATCTAGAACGAGCAAGAATTGATTTAAGACCTGGTGAGTTGATTGCTTTCTTAAGTACTGAAAAACCTGAACCACTAATTAAAAACCTTAGAAAATTATATGTTGATAATAGAATACCTGGTTCAGATTATTATCGTCTTTCGAACTCGCAGGTAAAAGAATGCAGGACTCTTCTTGAAGGTGATGGATCAAATAATTATTTTCAACCTTTTCTTAAGGGACCGCGTTTATTTATATTTTTTATGTTTTCTTGGTTTTTTGTAACGTACATTATTATTGAGTTTGCTATAGATCCTATTCTCAGTCGTTTTAGTTAA
- a CDS encoding undecaprenyl-diphosphate phosphatase has protein sequence MPEVISPYVIICIKSFFLGIIQGLTEFFPISSTAHLKVIPYFFGWNDPGVSFSASIQLGSAVAIIYYFRNQISLIIDSFFSIFNHHNFFKDDNTRLSTYIFIASIPIFTLGLLIKAYWPNYSDSNFRGLFSIALTSIFMAVLLALSEVYGNRKKIFREINIKDVIFLGFAQSLAIFPGVSRSGITLTAALFSGIERKTAARLSFLVGIPAISLSGLIELVTLFRTLSIIDILPIIVGIISSFFSSIFAIDLFLKFLAKNNTFVFVYYRLVFGIFIIATL, from the coding sequence ATGCCTGAAGTAATTAGTCCTTATGTAATTATTTGCATTAAATCATTTTTCTTAGGCATTATTCAAGGTTTAACTGAGTTTTTTCCCATTAGCAGTACAGCTCATTTAAAAGTTATACCCTATTTTTTTGGATGGAATGATCCGGGTGTGTCTTTTTCCGCTTCTATACAATTAGGAAGCGCAGTTGCCATTATTTATTATTTTAGAAATCAAATTAGTTTAATTATTGATTCCTTTTTTTCAATTTTTAATCATCATAACTTTTTCAAAGATGATAATACCAGACTTTCTACTTATATCTTTATAGCCAGCATTCCAATATTTACTCTGGGTTTACTTATCAAAGCATATTGGCCTAATTACTCTGATTCGAATTTCAGAGGCTTGTTTTCCATAGCTTTAACTTCCATTTTTATGGCGGTATTGCTAGCTCTTTCAGAAGTTTATGGCAATAGAAAAAAAATATTTAGGGAGATTAATATAAAAGATGTGATTTTTTTAGGCTTTGCCCAATCTCTAGCTATATTTCCTGGAGTTTCTAGATCTGGAATTACGCTGACCGCAGCATTGTTTTCTGGTATTGAAAGGAAAACAGCAGCTAGACTATCTTTTCTAGTAGGTATTCCAGCGATATCATTATCAGGACTTATTGAATTGGTTACTTTGTTTAGAACGTTATCTATAATAGATATTTTACCTATAATTGTTGGGATTATATCATCATTCTTTTCTTCAATATTTGCTATTGACTTGTTTCTTAAGTTTTTAGCTAAAAATAATACTTTTGTTTTTGTTTATTATCGTTTGGTTTTTGGTATTTTTATCATAGCAACTTTATAA
- the msrA gene encoding peptide-methionine (S)-S-oxide reductase MsrA, whose product MIKKIIENLTFIIDRIYSEKSTEKLNKKVLHTILKNDLSAKLKDNEEEILFGCGCFWGAEKGFWRLPGVVTTAVGYAGGEKDNPSYREVCSGLTGHAEVVRVVWNKNKVDLSDLLKLFWECHDPTQGNRQGNDSGSQYRSVIYTTSNDQLSKAIESKNSYQKDLQKKGFGEITTDIDKDIKFYFAEDYHQQYLAKPGSRPYCSAMPTKVEFKDFKGANFKLNKNIWSYYNWDITHCILRGENTPIESNL is encoded by the coding sequence ATGATTAAGAAAATAATTGAAAATTTAACATTTATAATTGATAGGATATATTCTGAAAAAAGTACAGAAAAATTAAATAAGAAAGTGCTACATACAATATTAAAAAATGATTTATCAGCGAAACTAAAAGATAATGAGGAAGAAATACTTTTTGGATGCGGTTGCTTTTGGGGGGCTGAAAAAGGCTTCTGGAGGCTGCCAGGTGTGGTCACCACTGCCGTAGGATATGCTGGTGGAGAAAAAGACAACCCTAGCTATAGAGAGGTCTGTTCTGGCCTCACAGGCCATGCCGAAGTAGTAAGAGTTGTCTGGAATAAAAATAAAGTTGACCTTAGCGACTTATTAAAATTATTTTGGGAATGTCATGATCCAACACAAGGGAATCGTCAGGGAAACGATAGTGGAAGCCAATATAGATCCGTGATTTATACAACAAGCAATGATCAACTAAGTAAAGCCATTGAAAGCAAAAATAGCTATCAAAAAGATCTACAAAAGAAAGGATTTGGTGAAATCACAACTGATATAGATAAAGATATAAAATTCTATTTTGCCGAGGATTATCATCAACAATATTTAGCCAAGCCTGGAAGCAGACCATATTGTTCAGCCATGCCAACAAAGGTAGAATTCAAAGATTTCAAAGGGGCTAATTTCAAACTAAATAAAAATATATGGTCTTACTATAATTGGGATATAACTCATTGTATTCTGAGAGGTGAGAATACACCTATTGAATCAAATTTATAA
- a CDS encoding ABC transporter ATP-binding protein — protein MAALRLDLIKNYLRPHKSELITGALCLIFVNILSVAIPMEVRNIVDDLKEGFTFSYVLNKSTWLILLATIMGGARLISRQLVFGVGRQVEVSLRQKLFDRMLEQDPGWVQTIGTGEVITRATSDLENIRRLLGFTVLSLTNTFLAYTFTLPAMLSIDPLLTFFAISVYPVLLGTVGLFGGRMVKQRKRQQKALSELSELIQEDLSGISAIKIYGQEQAEQEAFKKLNIRYRDAAINLARTASTLFPLLQGLSSISLLLLIAIGSGQLSNGTLTVGGLVALILYVERLVFPTALLGFTLNTFQLGQVSLERVEEILNHEPTIKDKVKTVNISKPISGKLEARNLTIKYEDSPRKILDDISFRIIPGEIVALVGPVGCGKTTLARALGRMININEGTLFLDDNDVTDIKLEELRSNIALVPQEGYLFTETLSDNIRYGNPEASISKVKESAYEARMTDDIKGFPDGFKTLVGERGITLSGGQRQRTALSRALLVDSKIIVLDDALASVDNKTAAAILQTIKKQHNKTVLMISHQLSAAASCDRILVMNEGRIVQEGTHQVLINKDGLYKSMWEREKAKEQIQSND, from the coding sequence ATGGCTGCATTAAGACTAGATCTAATAAAAAACTATTTAAGACCTCACAAGAGTGAGTTAATAACAGGTGCTCTCTGTCTGATTTTCGTAAATATTTTAAGTGTTGCTATTCCAATGGAAGTTAGAAATATCGTTGATGATCTAAAAGAAGGATTTACATTTTCATATGTCTTGAATAAGTCGACATGGTTAATACTGTTGGCAACAATAATGGGAGGGGCAAGGTTGATATCTCGGCAACTGGTATTTGGTGTTGGCAGACAAGTAGAAGTCTCATTAAGACAAAAATTATTTGACCGCATGTTGGAGCAAGACCCTGGATGGGTTCAAACAATAGGGACTGGAGAAGTCATAACAAGAGCTACCAGCGATTTAGAAAACATAAGAAGATTGCTTGGTTTTACAGTTCTTAGTCTTACAAACACCTTTTTGGCATACACATTCACATTGCCAGCGATGCTGTCAATCGATCCACTTTTAACATTTTTTGCCATATCCGTATATCCAGTTTTACTTGGCACCGTTGGATTGTTCGGTGGAAGAATGGTCAAACAAAGAAAGCGGCAACAAAAAGCTTTATCAGAATTAAGTGAACTAATACAGGAAGATCTATCTGGTATCAGTGCCATTAAAATTTATGGTCAAGAACAAGCTGAACAAGAAGCTTTTAAGAAATTAAATATTAGATATAGAGATGCTGCTATTAACCTTGCAAGAACTGCAAGCACTTTATTCCCACTACTTCAAGGTTTATCATCAATCTCTTTGCTTTTACTAATAGCAATTGGTAGTGGGCAACTAAGTAACGGAACTCTTACTGTTGGAGGCTTAGTAGCATTAATTCTTTATGTAGAAAGACTGGTTTTTCCAACAGCCTTATTGGGATTCACACTAAATACTTTTCAATTAGGACAAGTAAGCTTAGAAAGAGTAGAAGAGATATTAAATCATGAACCGACAATCAAAGACAAAGTCAAGACTGTCAATATATCTAAGCCAATTTCAGGCAAATTAGAAGCAAGAAATTTAACAATAAAATATGAAGATTCTCCAAGAAAAATACTTGACGATATTTCTTTCAGAATAATTCCTGGAGAAATAGTTGCATTAGTTGGACCTGTGGGTTGCGGTAAAACAACTTTAGCAAGAGCTTTAGGTAGGATGATAAATATCAATGAAGGGACCTTATTTTTAGACGATAATGATGTAACTGATATAAAGCTAGAGGAGCTAAGAAGCAATATCGCTTTAGTCCCTCAAGAAGGATATCTTTTTACAGAAACTCTTTCAGACAACATAAGGTATGGGAACCCAGAAGCTTCAATATCGAAAGTTAAAGAATCAGCTTATGAAGCCCGAATGACAGATGATATAAAAGGTTTTCCAGACGGTTTTAAAACACTTGTTGGAGAAAGAGGGATAACTCTCAGTGGCGGACAAAGGCAGCGAACCGCCCTCAGCAGAGCTTTATTAGTTGATTCAAAAATAATTGTTCTTGATGATGCATTAGCAAGCGTGGACAACAAAACCGCTGCTGCAATACTTCAAACAATAAAGAAACAGCATAATAAGACTGTTTTGATGATCAGTCATCAACTATCAGCAGCCGCTTCATGTGATCGAATATTAGTAATGAACGAAGGGAGAATCGTACAGGAGGGAACTCATCAAGTCTTAATTAACAAAGATGGGTTGTATAAAAGCATGTGGGAAAGAGAAAAAGCTAAAGAGCAAATTCAATCAAATGATTAA
- a CDS encoding DUF3288 family protein has protein sequence MNEAQNHPLYSTDRENLDRLCAIDSPTPNNFVELARLIIRYQDFRGAEDLNSDMEKLLKKWSINRDKLEAITRKLWSEGFRPTSHSSPDNVGSGFDTSDSSQS, from the coding sequence ATGAACGAGGCTCAAAATCATCCGCTGTATTCAACAGATCGTGAGAATCTTGATCGTTTATGTGCGATAGATTCCCCAACCCCTAACAATTTTGTTGAATTAGCTAGATTAATAATTCGATATCAAGATTTCAGAGGTGCTGAGGATCTTAATTCTGACATGGAAAAACTATTAAAAAAGTGGAGCATTAATCGAGATAAATTAGAGGCAATTACAAGAAAACTTTGGTCAGAGGGATTTCGTCCTACAAGTCATTCAAGTCCTGATAACGTTGGTTCTGGTTTTGATACGTCAGATTCTTCTCAATCTTAA
- the trpD gene encoding anthranilate phosphoribosyltransferase, with amino-acid sequence MTSLNPINFSVILDSLLSANDLTEEQCNYLMNSWLENKIEPVQTGAFLAAFRAKGVSGEELSAMAKILQDASITPSDLPSFDLVDTCGTGGDGANTFNISTAVAFVSAALGVKIAKHGNRSASGKVGSADVLENLGLPLNVSSEQVVEALKNFGITFLFAPSWHPSLVNLAPLRKSLGVRTIFNLLGPLVNPFRPKSQVLGVAKADLLDPISLALKGMGLKRAVVVHGAGGLDEASLSGSNQFRFLDKDTIRTEIINPSDLGLTEISNEFLKGDDLETNSQILMSLLKGEGNNYHKEVVALNTALALWVSGSEDDLSLGVKRSLDCLNTDKSWLLFKQLRDFLAT; translated from the coding sequence ATGACCTCATTAAATCCTATAAATTTTTCAGTAATTCTTGATTCACTTCTTTCAGCCAATGATTTAACAGAAGAGCAATGTAATTATTTAATGAATTCATGGCTTGAAAATAAAATTGAACCAGTTCAAACGGGGGCATTTTTAGCTGCATTCAGAGCAAAGGGGGTTTCTGGTGAAGAACTTTCTGCAATGGCAAAGATTCTTCAAGATGCCTCAATAACCCCATCAGATTTACCATCTTTTGATTTGGTTGATACATGTGGAACTGGTGGAGATGGAGCTAACACATTCAATATTTCGACAGCAGTTGCTTTCGTTTCAGCAGCTTTAGGAGTAAAAATTGCTAAACATGGAAATCGAAGTGCAAGTGGAAAGGTTGGATCGGCTGACGTATTAGAAAATTTGGGATTGCCCTTGAATGTTTCCTCAGAACAAGTTGTTGAAGCTCTAAAGAATTTTGGTATTACATTTCTTTTTGCTCCTTCTTGGCATCCTTCATTGGTAAATCTTGCTCCTTTAAGAAAAAGCTTAGGAGTTAGAACCATTTTTAATTTGCTCGGTCCATTAGTTAATCCATTTAGACCAAAGTCTCAAGTTTTGGGAGTGGCAAAAGCTGATTTGCTTGATCCAATATCATTAGCCTTAAAAGGAATGGGGCTTAAAAGAGCTGTAGTTGTTCATGGGGCAGGTGGCCTTGATGAGGCTTCACTATCTGGGTCTAATCAATTTCGGTTCTTAGATAAAGATACTATTAGAACTGAAATTATTAACCCTAGTGATCTTGGACTTACTGAAATCTCAAATGAATTCTTGAAAGGTGATGATTTAGAAACTAATTCTCAAATTTTAATGTCTTTACTTAAAGGAGAAGGAAATAATTATCACAAAGAAGTCGTGGCATTAAATACAGCCCTTGCTTTATGGGTATCGGGCTCTGAGGATGATTTATCTTTAGGTGTCAAACGTTCATTAGATTGTTTGAATACAGATAAATCATGGCTCCTTTTTAAGCAGTTAAGAGATTTTTTAGCAACCTAA
- the carA gene encoding glutamine-hydrolyzing carbamoyl-phosphate synthase small subunit, which produces MFFDTDSSAILLLEDGTYFEGISFGAVGTISGEVVFNTGMTGYQEVITDPSYYGQLITFTYPEIGNTGINSDDNESSHPSVKGVIARQISKTSSNWRHEISFEKWLKDENVVGIHGIDTRALVRHLRESGSLNGIISSESNYSIAELFSLIKKSPSMKGLNLVDKVTTKCSFKVNSSCRVPFDKRIINIQKIPYKVVAIDFGIKQSILDRLVAYGCEVTVLPANASLSDVLSLSPEGVFLSNGPGDPSTVDSGIRLAKNLIEYEKLPVFGICLGHQILGLALGGKTFKLSYGHRGLNHPCGLNGKVEITSQNHGFALTSESLNSEKIKITKFNLNDQTVAAISVIDRPFFGVQYHPEASPGPHDADHHFNHFVTLIEERRRIVD; this is translated from the coding sequence ATGTTTTTCGATACTGATAGCTCTGCAATATTGTTACTAGAGGATGGGACCTATTTTGAAGGAATATCATTTGGTGCTGTAGGGACTATCTCTGGTGAAGTCGTATTCAATACTGGTATGACAGGATATCAGGAGGTCATAACTGATCCAAGTTATTATGGTCAGCTTATTACTTTTACCTACCCAGAGATTGGAAATACTGGAATTAATTCTGACGATAATGAATCATCACATCCCTCAGTTAAAGGTGTAATAGCTCGTCAAATATCAAAAACTTCGAGTAACTGGAGACATGAAATCTCTTTTGAAAAATGGTTGAAGGATGAAAATGTTGTTGGAATTCATGGAATAGATACAAGAGCACTCGTCAGACATTTAAGAGAGTCTGGTTCTTTGAATGGAATTATTTCGTCTGAATCAAACTATTCAATAGCTGAATTATTTTCACTTATAAAAAAATCGCCTTCTATGAAGGGTTTGAATCTTGTTGATAAAGTAACAACAAAATGCTCTTTTAAAGTTAATTCAAGTTGTCGTGTTCCATTTGATAAGAGAATAATAAATATTCAAAAAATTCCATACAAAGTTGTCGCTATAGATTTTGGGATAAAGCAATCGATACTAGATCGATTAGTTGCTTATGGTTGTGAAGTAACTGTCTTGCCTGCAAATGCTTCACTATCCGATGTTTTATCTTTATCCCCTGAGGGCGTCTTTCTCTCTAATGGTCCCGGCGATCCATCCACAGTTGATAGTGGTATTAGACTTGCTAAAAATTTAATTGAATATGAAAAACTTCCTGTTTTTGGAATTTGTTTAGGCCACCAGATTCTTGGGTTAGCTCTTGGTGGAAAAACTTTTAAACTTTCCTATGGACATAGAGGACTAAATCATCCATGTGGATTGAATGGAAAGGTTGAAATTACAAGTCAAAACCACGGTTTTGCTTTGACTTCAGAATCTTTGAATTCCGAAAAAATAAAAATCACCAAATTCAACTTAAATGACCAAACAGTTGCCGCTATTTCTGTAATAGATAGGCCTTTCTTTGGTGTTCAATATCACCCCGAGGCAAGCCCTGGCCCCCATGATGCTGACCATCATTTTAATCATTTCGTAACCTTAATAGAAGAACGAAGAAGAATCGTGGATTAA